In the genome of Myxococcus stipitatus, one region contains:
- a CDS encoding D-alanine--D-alanine ligase, translating to MGKRVGVLMGGWGEEREISLKTGEAVVAALESRGHQVTRIFAGPGLDRALRSAELDVAFIALHGRMGEDGRVQGLLELLELPYTGSGVLASALAMNKPVAKKLFRLHNLPTPQGYRVGRDEAADALTLHGDLGFPCVVKPACGGSSVGLSIVREPEALVSAVAQACRFGGEALVERFVSGREVTVGLLGGKVLGSCEVASPRECFDFDAKYKGGSRYFLPPRLSATRTANVEALALAAYRALGCRGYARVDLLCSDTDNDVVLEVNTLPGFTPTSILSKIAAHAGMDFPELVERILALATRDEAGVLDAPVVAPAPTVLEPRRAVS from the coding sequence ATGGGCAAGCGCGTCGGAGTGCTGATGGGTGGCTGGGGCGAGGAGCGGGAGATTTCGCTCAAGACGGGAGAGGCCGTGGTCGCGGCGCTGGAGTCTCGCGGCCACCAGGTCACCCGGATATTCGCCGGGCCCGGACTGGACCGGGCGCTGCGCTCCGCCGAGCTGGACGTGGCCTTCATCGCGCTGCACGGCCGCATGGGCGAGGACGGTCGCGTGCAGGGGCTCCTGGAGCTGTTGGAGCTGCCCTACACGGGCTCGGGCGTGCTGGCGTCGGCGCTGGCGATGAACAAGCCCGTCGCCAAGAAGCTCTTCCGGCTGCACAACCTCCCCACGCCCCAGGGCTACCGCGTGGGTCGCGACGAGGCGGCGGACGCGCTCACGCTGCATGGCGACCTGGGCTTCCCGTGCGTGGTGAAGCCCGCGTGTGGAGGCTCGTCGGTGGGGCTGTCCATCGTGCGTGAGCCGGAGGCGCTGGTGTCCGCGGTGGCGCAGGCCTGCCGCTTCGGCGGTGAGGCGCTGGTGGAGCGCTTCGTGTCCGGGCGCGAGGTGACGGTGGGCCTCCTCGGCGGGAAGGTGCTGGGGAGCTGCGAGGTGGCCTCGCCGCGCGAGTGCTTCGACTTCGACGCCAAGTACAAGGGCGGCTCGCGCTACTTCCTGCCACCCCGCCTGTCCGCCACGCGCACGGCCAACGTGGAGGCCCTGGCGCTCGCGGCGTACCGCGCGCTGGGGTGCCGCGGGTATGCCCGCGTGGACCTGCTCTGCTCGGACACCGACAACGACGTGGTGCTGGAGGTCAACACGCTGCCGGGCTTCACCCCCACCAGCATCCTGTCGAAGATTGCCGCCCATGCCGGGATGGACTTCCCGGAGCTCGTCGAGCGCATCCTGGCCCTCGCGACGCGCGACGAAGCGGGTGTCCTGGATGCGCCTGTTGTCGCCCCCGCTCCCACCGTCCTGGAGCCCCGTCGCGCGGTGAGCTGA
- a CDS encoding TIGR02300 family protein — MSAKDLGSKFVCFKCQTKFYDMKKPDPLCPKCGADQRESPALKPQPEGRRGRLAAPKVIEPIEPEEPAPSNDEEEEDLDSFDEDDSAAAESDDDDN, encoded by the coding sequence ATGTCGGCGAAGGACCTCGGATCGAAGTTCGTCTGCTTCAAGTGCCAGACGAAGTTCTACGACATGAAGAAGCCTGACCCGCTGTGCCCCAAGTGTGGCGCGGACCAGCGGGAAAGCCCTGCCCTCAAGCCGCAGCCCGAGGGCCGTCGCGGCCGTCTGGCCGCTCCCAAGGTCATCGAGCCCATCGAGCCCGAGGAGCCAGCACCGAGCAACGACGAGGAGGAGGAAGACCTCGACTCGTTCGATGAGGACGACAGCGCTGCCGCTGAGTCCGACGACGACGACAACTAG
- a CDS encoding cellulose synthase family protein, which produces MTTVEIIFLGVYFSVLCVLAVYGSHRYRMAFLYYRHKFKLPTPKSPLKELPRVTIQLPIFNEMYVVERLVESVCRIDYPRELLEIQVLDDSTDETCGIARACVERHRQKGHDIVYIHRVNREGFKAGALENGLKTARGEYVAVFDADFVPSPDFLLRTVPFFSDAKVGMVQVRWGHLNREFSILTQAQSIFLDGHFIIEHTARNRSGCFFNFNGTAGIWRRDTIADAGGWQHDTLTEDLDLSYRAQLKGWQFVFLPEVISPAEVPVDMNAFKSQQHRWAKGSIQTAKKLLPTILKSHLPLAVKREAFFHLTNNMAYLLMVLLSVLMPISMVVRFQHGLYGTLFLDLPFFVSATASVCFFYVAAQRERGVTGWERVKYLPFLMSLGIGLAINNAKAVAEALLNQQSGFARTPKTGAEGKKVKAVKKTYRGSKTLMPVVELLFAAYFTGALWFAIDARIYTSVPFIVLFQAGFLYVGISSLLQGFAGRMKISDAGTSVNPADEQARRAA; this is translated from the coding sequence ATGACCACCGTTGAGATCATCTTCCTGGGCGTCTATTTCAGCGTCCTGTGCGTGCTGGCGGTCTACGGCTCGCACAGGTACCGGATGGCGTTCCTTTACTACCGGCACAAGTTCAAGCTGCCGACGCCCAAGAGCCCTCTGAAGGAGCTTCCTCGCGTCACCATCCAGCTGCCCATCTTCAATGAGATGTACGTGGTGGAGCGGCTGGTGGAGTCGGTGTGCCGCATCGACTATCCGCGCGAGCTTCTGGAAATCCAGGTCCTCGACGATTCGACGGACGAGACGTGCGGCATCGCGCGTGCGTGCGTGGAGCGTCACCGTCAGAAGGGCCACGACATCGTCTACATCCACCGCGTCAACCGCGAGGGCTTCAAGGCGGGCGCGCTGGAGAACGGCCTGAAGACGGCGCGCGGCGAGTACGTCGCGGTGTTCGACGCGGACTTCGTTCCGAGCCCGGACTTCCTGTTGCGCACGGTGCCGTTCTTCTCCGACGCGAAGGTGGGCATGGTGCAGGTGCGCTGGGGCCACCTCAATCGTGAGTTCTCCATCCTCACGCAGGCCCAGAGCATCTTCCTGGACGGACACTTCATCATCGAGCACACGGCGCGCAACCGCTCCGGCTGCTTCTTCAACTTCAACGGCACCGCGGGCATCTGGCGCCGCGACACCATCGCCGACGCGGGGGGCTGGCAGCACGACACGCTGACCGAGGACCTGGACCTGAGCTACCGCGCTCAGCTCAAGGGCTGGCAGTTCGTGTTCCTCCCGGAGGTCATCTCCCCGGCCGAGGTGCCGGTGGACATGAACGCCTTCAAGAGCCAGCAGCACCGCTGGGCCAAGGGCTCCATCCAGACGGCGAAGAAGCTGCTGCCCACCATCCTCAAGAGCCACCTGCCGCTGGCCGTCAAGCGCGAGGCGTTCTTCCACCTCACCAACAACATGGCCTACCTGTTGATGGTGCTCCTGTCGGTGCTGATGCCCATCAGCATGGTGGTGCGCTTCCAGCATGGCCTGTACGGCACGCTCTTCCTGGACCTGCCCTTCTTCGTCTCCGCCACGGCCAGCGTGTGCTTCTTCTACGTGGCCGCGCAGCGGGAGCGGGGCGTGACGGGCTGGGAGCGGGTGAAGTACCTTCCGTTCCTGATGAGCCTGGGCATCGGCCTCGCCATCAACAACGCCAAGGCGGTGGCGGAGGCGCTGCTCAACCAGCAGTCGGGCTTCGCGCGCACGCCGAAGACGGGCGCCGAGGGCAAGAAGGTCAAGGCGGTGAAGAAGACGTACCGCGGCAGCAAGACGCTGATGCCCGTGGTGGAGCTGCTCTTCGCGGCCTACTTCACCGGGGCGCTGTGGTTCGCCATCGACGCGCGCATCTACACGTCGGTGCCCTTCATCGTCCTGTTCCAGGCGGGCTTCCTCTACGTGGGCATCTCCAGCCTGCTGCAGGGCTTCGCGGGCCGCATGAAGATCTCCGACGCGGGGACCTCCGTGAACCCCGCCGACGAGCAGGCCCGTCGCGCGGCCTGA
- a CDS encoding M1 family aminopeptidase, translating to MRTLLPCLVSWCVLVGLDARAEVPPEVQLSLQHLKPAERERAAKALGPLDELPRYRVQLDVDPLAREATGRVQVEVLAKDKPLTELYLRLTPNARNSRRVVLSDARLGREPIVLEQLEPSLYRHRLAEPVPPGAAAVLDVAVRAVVPKGEKSGGMLLGGGGKGAGGDHGAFSATEDFVSLVGVIPQVPPLDDKGRPWAGPQGIGDLALYAPANVLASILVPAGWAVHTTGAAMGEVPERDGRVRYSFAAGAVRDFPILVSKGYKVATATVNGVTVESHFAARDREVGERVLKYATSALAEFERRLGPLPYTHFRVVEAPLTGGAGGMEFPGLITVASSLYRGAEDPFSLVGDQVNVAQLKEVLEALGPMGDAPFAQLSKTLERALEFTVAHEVAHQYFAGLVGSDPIQSPVVDESLAQYAALLYIEWKHGKAVAESVRRDVLVSTYHMYRMSGGEDGRADRPVGEFDGETEYGALVYSKAPLLHHASRKLVGDTAFFQGLRSYVDTYRFKWTCKECFTQELAKASPSNVKALTRLRVRWWQEAHGDDDLGLPDLDSVMGTLGAGSGLGVDGLDPQAKELLEALLPSLLGQ from the coding sequence ATGCGGACGCTCCTGCCTTGCCTGGTGTCGTGGTGCGTACTCGTCGGGCTGGATGCCCGAGCCGAGGTCCCTCCCGAAGTGCAGCTGAGCCTCCAGCATCTCAAGCCCGCGGAGCGGGAGCGGGCCGCGAAGGCCTTGGGTCCTCTGGACGAGCTGCCGCGCTACCGGGTGCAGCTGGACGTGGACCCCCTCGCGCGCGAGGCCACGGGGCGCGTCCAGGTGGAAGTGCTGGCCAAGGACAAGCCGCTCACGGAGCTGTACCTGCGGCTCACACCCAATGCGCGCAACAGCAGGCGGGTGGTGCTGTCGGACGCGCGGCTGGGGCGCGAGCCCATCGTCCTGGAGCAACTGGAGCCCTCGCTGTATCGCCACCGCCTCGCGGAGCCGGTGCCCCCAGGCGCGGCGGCGGTGCTCGATGTCGCCGTGCGCGCGGTGGTGCCCAAGGGCGAGAAGTCGGGAGGGATGCTGCTGGGCGGAGGAGGGAAGGGCGCTGGAGGTGACCACGGCGCCTTCTCGGCGACGGAGGACTTCGTCAGCCTGGTGGGCGTCATCCCTCAGGTGCCTCCGCTGGATGACAAGGGGCGGCCCTGGGCGGGACCGCAGGGCATTGGAGACCTGGCGCTGTATGCGCCCGCGAATGTGCTGGCCTCCATCCTCGTTCCCGCGGGCTGGGCGGTGCACACCACGGGCGCGGCGATGGGCGAGGTGCCCGAGCGCGATGGCCGCGTGCGCTACTCCTTCGCCGCGGGCGCGGTGCGTGACTTCCCCATCCTCGTCTCGAAGGGCTACAAGGTGGCTACGGCGACGGTGAATGGCGTCACGGTGGAGAGCCACTTCGCGGCGAGAGACCGCGAGGTGGGCGAGCGCGTGTTGAAGTACGCCACGTCGGCGCTGGCGGAGTTCGAGAGGCGTCTGGGGCCGCTGCCGTACACGCACTTCCGCGTGGTGGAGGCGCCGCTGACGGGGGGGGCGGGGGGCATGGAGTTCCCCGGACTCATCACCGTGGCGAGCTCGCTGTATCGCGGCGCGGAGGACCCCTTCAGCCTGGTGGGCGACCAGGTGAACGTGGCGCAGCTGAAGGAGGTGCTCGAGGCGCTCGGGCCCATGGGCGACGCGCCCTTCGCGCAGCTGAGCAAGACGCTGGAGCGCGCACTGGAGTTCACCGTCGCGCACGAGGTGGCGCACCAGTACTTCGCGGGCCTCGTGGGCTCGGACCCGATTCAGTCGCCCGTGGTGGACGAGTCGCTGGCCCAGTACGCCGCGCTGCTCTACATCGAGTGGAAGCACGGCAAGGCCGTGGCCGAGTCGGTGCGGCGCGACGTCCTGGTCTCCACGTACCACATGTACCGGATGTCGGGCGGTGAGGACGGCCGCGCGGACCGGCCCGTGGGGGAGTTCGATGGAGAGACTGAGTACGGCGCGCTCGTCTACTCCAAGGCGCCCCTGCTGCATCACGCCTCACGCAAGCTGGTGGGCGACACCGCCTTCTTCCAGGGACTGCGCTCCTACGTCGACACGTACCGCTTCAAGTGGACGTGCAAGGAGTGCTTCACGCAGGAGCTGGCGAAGGCGAGCCCGTCGAATGTGAAGGCCCTGACGCGCCTGCGCGTGCGCTGGTGGCAGGAGGCCCATGGTGATGACGACCTGGGCCTGCCTGACTTGGACTCGGTGATGGGCACGCTGGGCGCGGGCAGTGGCCTGGGGGTGGATGGGCTGGACCCGCAGGCCAAGGAGCTGCTGGAGGCGCTGCTGCCCTCACTGTTGGGACAGTGA
- the ftsY gene encoding signal recognition particle-docking protein FtsY, with protein MKTPNALDALAAQVPPAPSPAPSGETSQPGTGTPPSDGFSANDAVGIGGAALFVLLMVLAARKLFFRKRAPEPGKKPGVPAPEQQRPELPATRPELRVELPPSEKEAARLREVDAAHARAQALARQREEAARAARASTDAAERTRLEEQARALKEREEDEKRAEYRAKKAADEEARERRKREQAEAQRLMDEQRAQEAAAVEEARRAEEAAARAKVDAEAGRTLSQGLDKTRSQGFMARLNGLFGQQRQVDESVLAELEEILFTADIGVRTASNLVEVAREKLKRSELKDSERIKDLIRTEVARIVDLPVPRTLEGGGPPHVVMVVGVNGAGKTTTIGKLAAKLTSEGKKVVLAAGDTFRAAATEQLDVWAERAKAQLVKGAEGGDPGSVIFDAVKKAQAEGADVVIADTAGRLHTKAPLMEELKKVKRVMDKAMPGTPHEVLLVLDSTNGQNAIQQAKQFHEAVGVTAIALTKLDGTAKGGVIIGICDELKLPVLWVGVGEKVADLRRFEPREFVEALFE; from the coding sequence ATGAAGACGCCCAACGCCCTCGACGCCCTGGCCGCGCAGGTGCCGCCCGCCCCCTCCCCCGCCCCCAGTGGGGAAACCTCGCAGCCGGGGACGGGCACGCCCCCCTCGGACGGCTTCTCCGCGAACGACGCGGTGGGCATTGGCGGCGCCGCCCTCTTCGTCCTGCTGATGGTGCTCGCGGCCCGTAAGCTCTTCTTCCGCAAGCGCGCCCCCGAGCCGGGCAAGAAGCCGGGGGTCCCCGCCCCCGAGCAGCAGCGGCCGGAGCTCCCCGCCACGCGGCCCGAGCTGCGCGTGGAGCTGCCGCCCTCGGAGAAGGAGGCCGCCCGGCTGCGCGAGGTGGACGCGGCGCACGCCCGCGCCCAAGCGCTGGCCCGTCAGCGCGAGGAGGCCGCCCGCGCCGCCAGGGCCAGCACCGACGCCGCGGAGCGCACCCGGCTGGAGGAGCAGGCCCGCGCCCTCAAGGAGCGCGAGGAGGACGAGAAGCGCGCCGAGTACCGCGCGAAGAAGGCCGCCGACGAGGAGGCCCGGGAGCGGCGCAAGCGGGAGCAGGCCGAGGCCCAGCGGCTCATGGACGAGCAGCGCGCCCAGGAGGCCGCCGCCGTCGAGGAGGCCCGCCGCGCGGAGGAGGCCGCCGCTCGCGCCAAGGTCGACGCGGAGGCGGGACGCACGCTGTCGCAGGGCCTGGACAAGACGCGGAGCCAGGGCTTCATGGCCCGCCTCAACGGCCTGTTCGGCCAGCAGCGCCAGGTGGACGAGTCCGTGCTGGCGGAGCTGGAGGAGATTCTCTTCACGGCGGACATCGGCGTGCGCACCGCGAGCAACCTCGTCGAGGTGGCGCGCGAGAAGCTCAAGCGCAGCGAGCTGAAGGACTCCGAGCGCATCAAGGACCTCATCCGCACGGAGGTCGCGCGCATCGTCGACCTGCCCGTGCCCCGCACGCTGGAGGGAGGAGGCCCTCCGCACGTCGTCATGGTGGTGGGCGTCAACGGCGCCGGGAAGACGACGACCATCGGCAAGCTCGCCGCGAAGCTCACCAGCGAGGGGAAGAAGGTGGTGCTGGCCGCGGGTGACACGTTCCGCGCCGCCGCCACCGAGCAGCTCGACGTCTGGGCGGAGCGCGCGAAGGCGCAGCTCGTGAAGGGCGCCGAGGGCGGAGACCCGGGCTCCGTCATCTTCGACGCGGTGAAGAAGGCCCAGGCCGAGGGCGCGGACGTGGTCATCGCCGACACGGCCGGCCGGCTCCACACCAAGGCCCCGCTCATGGAGGAGCTGAAGAAGGTCAAGCGCGTCATGGACAAGGCCATGCCGGGCACGCCCCACGAGGTGCTGCTCGTGCTGGACTCCACCAACGGACAGAACGCGATTCAGCAGGCCAAGCAGTTCCACGAGGCCGTGGGTGTCACCGCCATCGCGCTGACGAAGCTGGATGGCACCGCCAAGGGCGGCGTCATCATCGGCATCTGCGACGAGCTGAAGCTCCCCGTCCTCTGGGTCGGCGTCGGTGAGAAGGTCGCGGACCTGCGCCGCTTCGAGCCGCGCGAGTTCGTCGAGGCCCTCTTCGAGTAA
- a CDS encoding zinc ribbon domain-containing protein produces MREKLKALAELQNVDLEVASLRKAADVHPRQIAELERELGVARSAIEAERARVADKERQKTQLEQNIVDEKDKVKKWEARLSEQRSTREYSALAREIDIAKKANLTMAEEQVELTKQLGQDREALKGKEADFSTKQQGLSARMAELRGKLGEAEAQVKALEGRRAGVAGNVDATLLRRYDVVRKKKLPALVGVVAGTCQGCNMNVPPQLYNQLRTSLGTDICPSCNRIIYAVEALQETPAAAK; encoded by the coding sequence TTGCGGGAGAAATTGAAGGCGCTGGCGGAGCTTCAGAATGTGGACCTGGAGGTCGCATCGCTCCGGAAGGCCGCGGACGTCCACCCCCGTCAGATTGCCGAGCTGGAGCGGGAGCTGGGTGTGGCTCGCAGCGCCATCGAGGCTGAGCGTGCACGGGTCGCCGACAAAGAGCGGCAGAAGACGCAGCTCGAGCAGAACATCGTCGACGAAAAGGACAAGGTGAAGAAGTGGGAGGCGCGCCTGAGCGAACAGCGCTCCACCCGCGAGTACTCCGCCCTGGCCCGTGAAATCGATATCGCCAAGAAGGCCAACCTGACGATGGCCGAGGAACAGGTCGAGCTGACGAAGCAGCTCGGCCAGGACCGCGAGGCCCTCAAGGGGAAGGAGGCCGACTTCTCGACGAAGCAGCAGGGCCTGTCCGCACGGATGGCCGAGCTGCGCGGGAAGCTGGGCGAGGCCGAGGCGCAGGTGAAGGCGCTCGAGGGTCGTCGCGCGGGTGTGGCCGGCAACGTGGACGCCACGTTGCTGCGACGCTACGACGTGGTGCGGAAGAAGAAGCTGCCCGCACTGGTCGGCGTGGTTGCGGGGACCTGCCAGGGCTGCAACATGAACGTGCCTCCGCAGCTCTACAACCAGCTGCGCACGTCGCTCGGCACCGACATCTGCCCGTCCTGCAACCGCATCATCTACGCGGTGGAAGCGCTCCAGGAAACTCCCGCGGCCGCGAAGTAG
- a CDS encoding ribonuclease HI family protein, protein MPPPSIVDILRHIAREEPLSSTVRTFRGLTRERLGQLLDEAATRLDPAPKAEDRAAAASPSSADLAERPLPSETLGRVRVYSDGAARGNPGPAGAGAVVTDTEGQVLARLGRFLGTQTNNTAEYQGLLLGLRHAKSLGAREVDVYADSELLIRQLGGQYQVKSATLKPLFDEARKLLATFARVRLHHIPRAKNGEADAMSNRAIDERM, encoded by the coding sequence ATGCCTCCGCCGTCCATCGTCGACATCCTCCGTCACATCGCGCGCGAGGAGCCCCTTTCGTCGACGGTTCGCACCTTCCGCGGCTTGACGCGGGAGCGGCTGGGGCAGCTTCTCGACGAAGCCGCCACCCGTCTGGACCCCGCCCCGAAGGCGGAGGACCGGGCGGCGGCAGCCTCGCCCTCCTCCGCGGACCTGGCGGAGCGTCCCCTTCCCTCGGAGACACTGGGTCGGGTGCGCGTCTATTCGGACGGCGCCGCCAGGGGCAATCCCGGGCCCGCCGGCGCGGGCGCGGTGGTGACGGACACCGAGGGCCAGGTGCTCGCGCGGCTGGGCCGCTTCCTCGGAACCCAGACGAACAACACCGCCGAGTACCAGGGCCTGCTCTTGGGGCTGCGGCACGCGAAGTCGCTGGGGGCTCGCGAGGTGGACGTCTACGCGGACAGCGAGCTGCTCATCCGTCAGCTCGGCGGGCAGTACCAGGTGAAGAGCGCCACGCTGAAGCCGCTGTTCGACGAGGCGAGGAAGCTGCTCGCCACCTTCGCCCGGGTGCGGCTGCACCACATCCCCCGCGCGAAGAACGGCGAGGCGGATGCGATGAGCAACCGCGCCATCGACGAACGCATGTAA
- a CDS encoding PEGA domain-containing protein, protein MHAALSGWLVGMLAVGPAAAQTSLPLRLTPRAVPTAAPSSVTVVAIPLDAASRTEAARLAYWAEQSVARSGRLELVRLSEALDAKGKAAREAKAAEGAEAMKEGQRAYDELDTQKALQQFEAAARAFEASDMSRNFGELSRARVMKAASQVANGENAAAQLEIRAVLAVDPRAQFSPNFFPPDEMAFVEKERKAALAGSSGTLMVRTEPVPAQVYVDGHFKGVSPVELKGLTAADHFVTVMAPGYVMEQSRAREGDTALTLPPSESVRNLQSISERVTRKSEELERDVALRELGALAGVSQVLALLVRGGTGTAPLQVTGLRLEVSDGHNLAYSVGAVPAGDAMATGSEAFLSSLVGTDATRLAGNKPVTHFASEGGSNRKTMGYVMMATGVALLAGGIYFGMEASSKEDDFRRAPQTSARAKDFKDTGKTYALVADIGLLTGLVSAGLGSYFAFSGGGGGSSSSKSTPAPAPAPRRSRSTPPPAKTESQKDPLAMPPPPKGTKPMNDSLPMPPPPPASKSTPATATPAPATRSSPAPAAKATPAPASKAAPEPVPPAPEPAVAPAKAADTRRAREEDAAQREEELRKRREEVERQRRELDERRKKEEAEANAKRQREEEDKRKREDDSKRKDEEKKRPSLDEDDLRNY, encoded by the coding sequence ATGCACGCGGCTCTCAGCGGATGGTTGGTGGGCATGTTGGCCGTGGGGCCCGCCGCCGCGCAGACGAGCCTCCCTCTTCGACTGACGCCCAGGGCGGTGCCCACCGCCGCGCCGTCTTCCGTGACGGTGGTGGCCATTCCGCTGGATGCGGCGTCGCGCACGGAAGCCGCGCGGCTGGCGTACTGGGCCGAGCAGTCCGTGGCGCGCTCCGGCCGGCTGGAGCTGGTGCGCCTGTCGGAGGCGCTGGACGCGAAGGGCAAGGCGGCGCGCGAGGCCAAGGCGGCCGAGGGCGCCGAGGCCATGAAGGAAGGCCAGCGCGCGTACGACGAGCTCGACACGCAGAAGGCGCTCCAGCAGTTCGAGGCGGCGGCGCGCGCGTTCGAGGCGAGCGACATGTCGCGCAACTTCGGTGAGCTCTCCCGCGCGCGCGTGATGAAGGCGGCCTCGCAGGTGGCCAACGGCGAGAACGCGGCGGCGCAGCTGGAGATTCGCGCGGTGCTGGCGGTGGACCCTCGGGCCCAGTTCTCCCCCAACTTCTTCCCGCCGGACGAGATGGCCTTCGTGGAGAAGGAGCGCAAGGCGGCGCTCGCGGGCTCCTCGGGGACGTTGATGGTGCGCACGGAGCCGGTGCCCGCGCAGGTGTACGTCGACGGCCACTTCAAGGGCGTGTCGCCCGTGGAGCTCAAGGGGCTGACGGCCGCGGACCACTTCGTGACGGTGATGGCGCCGGGCTACGTGATGGAGCAGAGCCGGGCGCGTGAGGGTGACACCGCGCTCACGCTTCCCCCGTCCGAGTCCGTGCGCAACCTGCAGTCCATCTCCGAGCGCGTGACGCGCAAGTCCGAGGAGCTGGAGCGGGATGTGGCGCTGCGCGAGCTGGGGGCGCTCGCGGGCGTGTCCCAGGTGCTGGCCCTGCTGGTTCGCGGTGGCACGGGCACGGCTCCGCTCCAGGTGACGGGCCTGCGGCTCGAGGTCTCCGACGGCCACAACCTGGCCTATTCCGTGGGGGCCGTGCCCGCGGGGGATGCCATGGCGACGGGCTCCGAGGCGTTCCTGTCCTCGCTGGTGGGCACCGATGCGACGCGCCTCGCGGGCAACAAGCCGGTGACGCACTTCGCGAGCGAAGGGGGCTCCAACCGCAAGACGATGGGCTACGTGATGATGGCCACGGGCGTGGCGCTGCTGGCGGGTGGCATCTACTTCGGCATGGAGGCGTCCTCGAAGGAGGATGACTTCCGCCGCGCGCCCCAGACGAGCGCTCGCGCCAAGGACTTCAAGGACACGGGCAAGACGTACGCGCTGGTGGCGGACATCGGCCTGCTCACGGGCCTGGTCTCCGCGGGCCTGGGCAGCTACTTCGCGTTCTCGGGCGGTGGGGGAGGGAGCTCCAGCTCCAAGTCCACTCCGGCGCCTGCCCCCGCGCCCCGGCGCTCGCGGTCCACGCCTCCGCCGGCCAAGACCGAGTCCCAGAAGGACCCGCTGGCCATGCCGCCCCCACCCAAGGGGACGAAGCCGATGAACGACTCGCTGCCCATGCCGCCGCCTCCGCCGGCGTCCAAGTCGACGCCGGCCACCGCGACGCCCGCGCCCGCCACCAGGTCCTCTCCCGCGCCCGCCGCGAAGGCGACGCCCGCGCCCGCCTCGAAGGCCGCGCCGGAGCCCGTGCCCCCCGCGCCGGAGCCGGCCGTGGCGCCCGCGAAGGCCGCCGACACGCGCCGCGCCCGTGAGGAGGACGCCGCGCAGCGCGAGGAAGAGCTGCGCAAGCGCCGTGAAGAGGTGGAGCGGCAGCGCCGTGAGCTGGACGAGCGCCGCAAGAAGGAAGAGGCCGAGGCGAACGCCAAGCGCCAGCGCGAGGAAGAAGACAAGCGCAAGCGCGAGGACGATTCCAAGCGCAAGGATGAAGAGAAGAAGCGGCCGTCCCTCGACGAAGACGATCTCCGGAATTACTAG
- a CDS encoding PEGA domain-containing protein gives MFSLVVVLAAPSSAFAQDDLLAPLTPSKSAKPKAGKTKVVKKKKAEKVSKKASRTKSGATAKGTRKQNTPPPDDSLLAPLAPVKTELAVFIAGNVRGARWSLDGREMGTLTSAPVPLTVTPGEHTVVVRKAGYAEFSRRLDVKEGSQAEVKVSLDATMGFARMLADVAGTVVLVDGVEVGTVPLSDLMLRPGSREIEFRAEGYKPDVHNINVLAGTTYEVTGRMRPAVDTTTVASATPRTDTPRSTVLDPSRTAVDETSPALAFNDEGTPEDPEVEGSSKPWYGRWYVWAGVGAVLAAGAVGAVMATQDPTLKSPNVDTLCNNGRCDAVFPTGVAPRGGKGGGSGAFQTPAMGGVRF, from the coding sequence ATGTTTTCCTTGGTGGTCGTTCTGGCGGCTCCGTCCTCCGCGTTCGCGCAGGATGACTTGCTGGCTCCCCTCACGCCGTCGAAGTCCGCGAAGCCCAAGGCGGGCAAGACGAAGGTGGTGAAGAAGAAGAAAGCCGAGAAGGTGTCGAAGAAGGCCTCGCGCACCAAGTCCGGGGCCACGGCGAAGGGCACGCGCAAGCAGAACACGCCGCCGCCGGATGACAGCCTGCTCGCGCCGCTGGCGCCCGTGAAGACGGAGCTCGCGGTGTTCATCGCCGGCAACGTGCGCGGCGCGCGGTGGTCGCTGGATGGTCGTGAGATGGGCACGCTGACGTCGGCGCCGGTGCCGCTGACCGTGACGCCGGGCGAGCACACCGTCGTCGTCCGCAAGGCGGGCTACGCGGAGTTCTCGCGGCGGCTCGACGTGAAGGAGGGCTCCCAGGCGGAGGTGAAGGTCTCGCTGGACGCCACCATGGGCTTCGCGCGGATGCTGGCCGATGTGGCGGGCACGGTGGTCCTGGTGGATGGCGTCGAGGTGGGCACGGTGCCGCTGAGCGACCTCATGCTCCGCCCGGGCTCGCGTGAGATTGAGTTCCGCGCCGAGGGCTACAAGCCGGACGTCCACAACATCAACGTGCTGGCGGGGACGACCTACGAAGTGACGGGCCGCATGCGGCCGGCGGTGGATACGACGACGGTGGCCAGCGCCACGCCGCGCACGGACACGCCGCGCAGCACGGTGTTGGACCCGTCCAGGACCGCGGTGGACGAGACGTCTCCCGCGCTGGCGTTCAACGACGAGGGCACCCCGGAGGACCCTGAAGTGGAGGGCTCCAGCAAGCCTTGGTACGGCCGTTGGTACGTCTGGGCCGGCGTGGGCGCGGTGCTGGCGGCGGGTGCGGTGGGTGCGGTGATGGCCACGCAAGACCCGACCCTCAAGTCGCCCAACGTCGATACGTTGTGCAACAACGGGAGGTGCGATGCCGTCTTCCCGACAGGCGTGGCGCCTCGGGGCGGTAAGGGCGGAGGCTCCGGCGCATTCCAGACTCCCGCCATGGGTGGCGTGAGGTTCTGA